One genomic segment of Manis pentadactyla isolate mManPen7 chromosome 1, mManPen7.hap1, whole genome shotgun sequence includes these proteins:
- the MON1A gene encoding vacuolar fusion protein MON1 homolog A isoform X2, giving the protein MAADMQRKRSGERHDGTLAPDGHSGERADSPTPGLAQGMEPGAGQEAAMFVHARSYEDLTESEDGAASGESPEEGAGGPPPLPADMRQISQDFSELSTQLTGVARDLQEEMLPESSEDWPEPPGAAGRPATEPPREDTGEGDEEEAAEAWRLHQKHVFVLSEAGKPVYSRYGSEEALSSTMGVMVALVSFLEADRNAIRSIHADGYKVVFVRRSPLVLVAVARTRQSAQELAQELLYIYYQILSLLTGAQLSHIFQQKQNYDLRRLLSGSERITDNLLQLMARDPSFLMGAARCLPLASAARDAVSASLQQARARSLVFSILLTRNQLVALVRRKDQFLHPIDLHLLFNLISSSSSFREGEAWTPVCLPKFNAAGFFHAHISYLEPDTDLCLLLISTDREDFFAVSDCRRRFQERLRKRGAHLALREALRTPYYSVAQVGIPDLRHFLYKSKSSGLFTR; this is encoded by the exons ATGGCTGCTGACATGCAGAGGAAGAGAAGCGGCGAACGCCACGATGGCACTCTGGCTCCTGATGGGCACAGCGGAGAGAGAGCCGACAGTCCCACCCCGGGGCTGGCTCAGGGAATGGAGCCGG GTGCCGGGCAGGAGGCTGCCATGTTCGTCCATGCCCGTTCCTATGAGGACCTGACTGAATCGGAGGATGGGGCTGCTTCCGGGGAGAGCCCGGAGGAGGGTGCTGGGGGTCCTCCACCACTGCCTGCGGACATGCGCCAGATCAGCCAGGACTTCAGCGAGCTGAGCACCCAGCTGACAGGTGTGGCCCGAGATCTGCAGGAGGAGATGCTGCCAGAGAGCTCTGAGGACTGGCCAGAGCCCCCGGGGGCAGCCGGGAGACCAGCCACAGAGCCCCCCAGGGAGGACACAGGCGAAGGGGATGAGGAGGAGGCTGCAGAGGCATGGCGACTGCACCAGAAGCACGTCTTCGTGCTGAGCGAGGCGGGGAAGCCTGTGTATTCCCGCTATGGTTCGGAGGAAGCCCTTTCCAGCACCATGGGCGTCATGGTGGCCCTGGTGTCCTTCCTGGAGGCAGACAGGAACGCCATCCGCTCTATCCACGCAG ATGGCTACAAGGTGGTGTTCGTGCGCCGGAGCCCGCTGGTGCTGGTAGCGGTGGCCCGCACGCGGCAGTCGGCACAGGAGCTGGCGCAGGAGCTGCTCTACATCTACTACCAGATCCTCAGCCTTCTCACGGGGGCGCAGCTAAGCCACATTTTCCAGCAGAAACAGAACTACGACCTGCGGCGCCTGCTCTCGGGCTCGGAGCGCATCACCGACAACCTGCTGCAGCTCATGGCGCGGGACCCCAGCTTCCTGATGGGGGCGGCGCGCTGCCTGCCCCTTGCCTCGGCTGCGCGCGACGCCGTGAGCGCCAGCCTGCAGCAGGCACGTGCGCGCAGCCTCGTCTTCTCCATCCTGCTGACGCGCAACCAGCTTGTGGCGCTCGTGCGCCGCAAGGACCAATTCCTGCACCCCATCGACCTGCACCTGCTCTTTAACCTCATAAGTTCCTCCTCGTCCTTCCGCGAGGGCGAGGCCTGGACACCCGTGTGCCTGCCCAAATTCAATGCGGCCGGCTTCTTCCATGCACACATCTCTTACCTGGAGCCGGACACCGATCTCTGCCTGCTGCTGATCTCCACCGACCGCGAGGACTTCTTTGCCGTCTCTGACTGCCGCCGCCGCTTCCAGGAGCGCCTGCGGAAGCGCGGAGCCCATCTGGCGCTGCGGGAGGCACTGCGCACACCCTACTACAGTGTTGCCCAAGTGGGCATCCCAGACCTTCGCCACTTCCTCTATAAGTCAAAGAGCTCAGGACTCTTCACCAG gTGA
- the MON1A gene encoding vacuolar fusion protein MON1 homolog A isoform X1, with protein MAADMQRKRSGERHDGTLAPDGHSGERADSPTPGLAQGMEPGAGQEAAMFVHARSYEDLTESEDGAASGESPEEGAGGPPPLPADMRQISQDFSELSTQLTGVARDLQEEMLPESSEDWPEPPGAAGRPATEPPREDTGEGDEEEAAEAWRLHQKHVFVLSEAGKPVYSRYGSEEALSSTMGVMVALVSFLEADRNAIRSIHADGYKVVFVRRSPLVLVAVARTRQSAQELAQELLYIYYQILSLLTGAQLSHIFQQKQNYDLRRLLSGSERITDNLLQLMARDPSFLMGAARCLPLASAARDAVSASLQQARARSLVFSILLTRNQLVALVRRKDQFLHPIDLHLLFNLISSSSSFREGEAWTPVCLPKFNAAGFFHAHISYLEPDTDLCLLLISTDREDFFAVSDCRRRFQERLRKRGAHLALREALRTPYYSVAQVGIPDLRHFLYKSKSSGLFTSPEIEAPYTSEEERERLLGLYQYLHSRAHNASRPLKTIYYMGPNENLLAWVTGAFELYICYSPLGTKASAVSAIHKLMRWIRKEEDRLFILAPLTY; from the exons ATGGCTGCTGACATGCAGAGGAAGAGAAGCGGCGAACGCCACGATGGCACTCTGGCTCCTGATGGGCACAGCGGAGAGAGAGCCGACAGTCCCACCCCGGGGCTGGCTCAGGGAATGGAGCCGG GTGCCGGGCAGGAGGCTGCCATGTTCGTCCATGCCCGTTCCTATGAGGACCTGACTGAATCGGAGGATGGGGCTGCTTCCGGGGAGAGCCCGGAGGAGGGTGCTGGGGGTCCTCCACCACTGCCTGCGGACATGCGCCAGATCAGCCAGGACTTCAGCGAGCTGAGCACCCAGCTGACAGGTGTGGCCCGAGATCTGCAGGAGGAGATGCTGCCAGAGAGCTCTGAGGACTGGCCAGAGCCCCCGGGGGCAGCCGGGAGACCAGCCACAGAGCCCCCCAGGGAGGACACAGGCGAAGGGGATGAGGAGGAGGCTGCAGAGGCATGGCGACTGCACCAGAAGCACGTCTTCGTGCTGAGCGAGGCGGGGAAGCCTGTGTATTCCCGCTATGGTTCGGAGGAAGCCCTTTCCAGCACCATGGGCGTCATGGTGGCCCTGGTGTCCTTCCTGGAGGCAGACAGGAACGCCATCCGCTCTATCCACGCAG ATGGCTACAAGGTGGTGTTCGTGCGCCGGAGCCCGCTGGTGCTGGTAGCGGTGGCCCGCACGCGGCAGTCGGCACAGGAGCTGGCGCAGGAGCTGCTCTACATCTACTACCAGATCCTCAGCCTTCTCACGGGGGCGCAGCTAAGCCACATTTTCCAGCAGAAACAGAACTACGACCTGCGGCGCCTGCTCTCGGGCTCGGAGCGCATCACCGACAACCTGCTGCAGCTCATGGCGCGGGACCCCAGCTTCCTGATGGGGGCGGCGCGCTGCCTGCCCCTTGCCTCGGCTGCGCGCGACGCCGTGAGCGCCAGCCTGCAGCAGGCACGTGCGCGCAGCCTCGTCTTCTCCATCCTGCTGACGCGCAACCAGCTTGTGGCGCTCGTGCGCCGCAAGGACCAATTCCTGCACCCCATCGACCTGCACCTGCTCTTTAACCTCATAAGTTCCTCCTCGTCCTTCCGCGAGGGCGAGGCCTGGACACCCGTGTGCCTGCCCAAATTCAATGCGGCCGGCTTCTTCCATGCACACATCTCTTACCTGGAGCCGGACACCGATCTCTGCCTGCTGCTGATCTCCACCGACCGCGAGGACTTCTTTGCCGTCTCTGACTGCCGCCGCCGCTTCCAGGAGCGCCTGCGGAAGCGCGGAGCCCATCTGGCGCTGCGGGAGGCACTGCGCACACCCTACTACAGTGTTGCCCAAGTGGGCATCCCAGACCTTCGCCACTTCCTCTATAAGTCAAAGAGCTCAGGACTCTTCACCAG CCCTGAAATCGAAGCCCCGTACACCAGTGAGGAGGAGCGGGAGCGGCTCCTGGGCCTCTACCAGTACCTGCACAGCCGTGCCCACAACGCCTCCCGCCCTCTCAAGACTATCTACTATATGGGCCCCAATGAGAACCTTCTGGCCTGG gTGACAGGTGCCTTTGAGCTCTACATATGCTACAGTCCGCTGGGCACCAAGGCGTCAGCCGTCAGTGCCATCCATAAGCTCATGCGCTGGATCCGCAAAGAAGAAGACCGCCTCTTCATCCTCGCGCCCCTCACCTACTGA